The nucleotide window AACATACGGTTTTGTCTCTAATTATTATCCTTTTGAAAACTGGAACTTCAgtttaaatctttaaaattcaaattacatACAGTAACAGGTGGAGCCGCAGTCCTTCTAAAAGcatttgaaatttgattgagacatttttatatttcaaaactttatattcttataaatttcattttatttttaataaaatactcTCGTAATGCCATATTAATTATCACTAACTACTACTGATAATTAAAATACTAATTGTGCTATGTTATAAACATttaagttatttgttatttacaCTTTTCGTTCAATCAAATaccataaaagaaaattattgaaaacactcttaaactcgacataaattattagttttatttttgaattattgacAGATTTAAAAACACTCATTTACTTGACTAGctaaacttaaatacacccTTGATCTtacaacatgagtgaaataccCCCTAAATTCTCGGCAAATTTAGaggtgttttcaacactttttttactttcttttaagAGCTCCATGTTcttacaagagtttgagactaCTTGCTATGTCATGTCGTAAATCGGGAGTGTATCTAAgtttaattagtcaaataaaaaagttattttaatattgtcaatagtttaaaaacaaaactaataGTTTAcgataattaaaataaacaatatgTTCCCTTTTATACTAAAAAACATTATCATTGTGCCATGACCATAAGTATTTAGATAAAATAGTGATAGTACAGACATAGATACAAACAAATATTTGGTGGCGAGGGATGCGGGAAAACCAGCCATGAGAGTAGGGTATACCttaggggtgggggtggggggtggatCACAATATCACATGGGGAAgacatatatagtatatatatatgaatatatatataatgtatacaattttttaattgagtTTTTATATAGAGTAGCTCAAAATATGGAGAACAACTCTCTTACAAGACATGCTTTGCTCTTGTTTCACTCCAAGGAGAAAAACTACCCACTTtattttaatatcatttttgTTTTAGGGGAGGGGTGGTAGGGCATGGAAGTGCTATTTTAGTCcccctttatttattttatattgtcttTAGAATTTACTGTTCAACTAATTTGAATTCGCATTGAGTAAGTCCACTAAAAAAGATTATAAAGCGTTTTCTATTAAGAGTTTTTTCATCCTCTAGTTTGAAATAGAGATTAATGAAGTCGTTTCATTTTGACAAGTTCTTCATGATCAACAATAAAATATCCAATGTAAAGTCTCACACAATAAGATTTGGAGAGGATAGAGTGTAAgtgtgtacaaaatcgaaccaaaaaccgaaccaaatcgcaaatcgagtcaaatcgaacaaaaaaacccgactagtggtttggtttgactaggtttggtattagaaaaaaaaaacccgactatatttgggttggtttggttttaacaaaaaaaactcaacccgagaccaaaccaacccgacattatatatgtaattttataattttattttatacataaaaacatttacattgatataattttaaaatatttcttatactatttcatagtttttatcttttaatatattatttcaagtttaaaacttagaattcggaatggtccaataaagattatagttcatagatgttgataattataataaaacttaaatcaaaatcaaattaatactaatgcaaaaataaaatcaattcaacactaagaataacaataatattgaatattggttttttagttttacattgatttagacaattaaaatacataatctaattttaattttccttaaatatttagtaatgtaactaatacttattaaacttattttagcatgatttagtacttttaaattatgatcattttcattatgactttgcaatatttattttatatgatgatttcattattattttttattgaatattttagtgttatcactcatctcatattttgtgttattttcttaagaaacaccttagataattgtattttggttggactaaagaaatatttggagcacaagttaattatatgtttgtatgcaaactttaccgaaaaaatccaaaaatttgaaaaaatccgaggtttattagtttggtttgatttataaatttaaaaattcgactcgatggtttgatttggtatttgaaaatcCCGCACCAACCCcaggttgaaaaacccaaaaaaatccgaattttattagtttggtttggtttataaatttataaattttacacaaatgatttggtttgatatttgaaaaacccgaaccaaccggtcatgtacacccctaatagAGTGTATGCAGATTTTACCTAGTTACTTTAGAAATGAGGTAGAGAGTGTTTTCGATAGACCACCGACTGAAACAAACAGTctagaaaaaaacataaaggaaACACAAAATACAAtagatagtaaaaaaaaaacagagagagTGTAACAGAACAATACtgtaacaaattaatttttggtaAGGTAGAAATTAATTGCATGTTTTATCAACTTAATACAAAAATGAAccaattcttttcattttaacacaaaaataatcagtttttttattcatttgaaATAATTTGGCTTAACAACTTTCTCATTTTGGATTTGTTTCACATGTGTAACGTGGAGTTGGGGGATTTAGTCCCAATGtcttataattttttgtctAAGATAAAATTAGGATTTAGATTTTAATTGTTCATATAATCCAGCTGTATGCTTGgatatttgtatattatgtgGACGTAAAACACTAAATTGTTGAAAACGACACGAAACCCCTTAAGAGTTATACATATTGTACATAATTAATAACATTCAAATGATATTGACAAACTAAATCTTTGGTGAGAATAGTGTTATTCATAATTGAGTTTAAGTTAAATACGCTAATAGTCTGAAGAATTTTAAGGCTCATTCGATTTGCATTTTTGTCCTTATTTTGTGTTGGTTTTTATTTCAGAGGACATTaggttgtatttttttttaatcataatatCCTACTCGCAACAAGTTAATCATCTCCGGACCTACCTTTAATTTCTAAAGAAAAAGTTCTATTGTTAAAaagcaaaaattaaagatcatcCTATTTAAAGGATTAAACGTGCAATCTTAGCTCTATTAGGTCACACAAAagatatttacaaataaattttcttaaaatattatattttataatcttaaaaataagtcaaattaCCTACTATAAGTAAATATGACATgattatacaataaaaaaaattgtattgacCCTTCATACAAAACATGCGTGTAAAAGTGTCAAAAAGAATTAACCTTTATTCTTTCTTGCACATTctgttgattattttttttttggtctcaTACCTTTATTTAGTATTTGATTATATATGATCTTATATAATTTCACCTTTTTCTTGTTATAACAACTAATACGTTTATAGAAAATTCTAATAAAACACTATAGTTGAgttctttttgttccttttcttttgaaCTACGTTAAATTGATCAATTATAAGCCTGGTTACTTTGTTTGTTCAGTTAGCTCGTGCTACATAAAAAAAGGTACGCACTCGGGTGAAGTTAGAGGGACAGAGCTTTTCCATCGAGAAAActatttaaatctttttttacaattttatatCTATACAATAAATATACGTCTTTGGGGTGAGAAGTTATGTCATTGTCACAATAAACATAattatttgaacaattaatatGACAATTATTATATAAGATGAAGTAACTAATTGTAACCATGTTAGAAAGCAAAATTTAGAACATTGCTATTAAGAGATTGATTTCGTAAAATATTTACCTCAAGAAAAGGTAACACCAAATAAATGGTGAACCTTTGGCAATTTCTTAAAGTAAGGTAGTAAAGTAGCTGCCCTAATATATACTCTTTcatcttttaaatttctaataACCAACTCATTATCTTCTATAGTGACCTGAAATCATAACCAATTCATTTTACTATAAGTAACTTTTAGGCGTATCAATAATCCATCCTTTATTAACTCGACTCATTTTAACCTGCTCAAATTCAGCTCAATCTACCTTGAAGGAATATTAAGGTATTCAACAACGAGTTATGTACCTTGTAATCCGCAGCGGAAGTCGTTGATTTGCTTCTTTGATAGGATTGCACTCAAGTCCGTCTTTGAATCATTGGGAAACAAAGATCTATTCACAAACTAGAAGTCTTTTTCTGATTTTCAAACGTTTTTCCTCTCTCTGTTTTCACGTTTTTCATATTACTTAGGAAAACACTCCCACTAGGAGTCTTTTAAGGAGAGGTTGAACAGTTCTGCCTTATCCTTTAAAAGAATTTAtccaattaattattaattaattaatttggataAGGCATGAAACAAATTGGGTCGGATCGGATCGATCCACATGGGCGATCCACGACCCAAAACTTAAATACCTATTTAACAACTCAAATTACATATCTAACTATATGTGTATCAATACTCGGGAGGGCAAATACAattgtttattaatttgaatattGTGTTCATATTTTCTTTCTAATAATGGTATTTTTCGAATAAATTTACATTCATCTTAATTATTTCTTCAACTACTATCTTTCAGcaacataaatatcaaaatgtcattatCACTATCTTTAATGACCAAGTACATGAAAATGAGTCGATTCATATAAGGTTGGAACCAATTTGTCATTCACCAAATTTCTGATAGTTCCATCAACCTTTATTGGaatgaattatttaatttagaGGAAGAAATTAAAGTTCATCTCGGTAACAAAAATTTAACCTTGTCATGAGATATTTGATTATTCCATTTActtttgattgaaattgttttttttttttaatcacttGAACAAGAAACACAATATCAAACAATAGAATCATATATCGATATTATTCCTCTCGAACGAGTTTATGGATGGAATAATAAGTTATGTTGCTTACCTCTGATTCtctgaaaatataattattatcaaTAGGTAACAAAAGaatgtaaaaattattttacactATCAAAAAAGATTTGCCATTAATGCACCAACAATGATGGgtatatgtaaataaataaaaaaaaaagtgtgatTTCTAATAGTAGCCTAGACATGGTGCCAGTAGACAAAATGAGCACAGACATGCACCTTGTATTTTTGTGAATAAGCAAGAAAATGTACCTTTGCCAACTATGACTTATTAGGGACAAAAAAGCTTATTAAAAATGAACCTTGCTGTATATTCTATGCTTTTTATTCTTCTATTAGTTTCTCTATTTTGCCCTCAAgatctaaacaaaaaaaattctaattttatgattattattttttataatcaaGATTTATGTATAATTAGCATATGAAAATCTAGTTTATTGTTTAAATAggttcaaaaatataatttgaaatttgaatgtgGAGAGATCTAATCGCGCCGATCtgtttaattgattaatttctTTTGGATCCTTTTTTGCCTACAAATTATAATTATGGCTGGAAAAGCAAGAACATTGTTGTATTAAAGTGTTATTAAGATGCAACACAAAATCCTAATTATGTAACCTAATTGCTCATAGAATCAAAACACATGAAAgatcattttaatttgaaaaatgggaCCTACAATCAACATGTAAGGAACACTAATCCACATGTAATCACATGATAATTAATCTAAAAGGCATGCCCATCACTCTTTCCCCATTATCATTTTTCTAACACTTTTTCCCACAAGAAAGGGGGGGGGAAAGAGCTTATAATTAATAACTTTTAGTCTTAAAAGAAAAGGTAAGTACTCAACACAACCAAACCAAACTATCGTTCCCTCTCTCACAAACTTGAGTTCAAATTAAAGAATCCAAATCTAGCTCAATACCAATATAAACTTTCAATCCTAAAAGAcaccccaaaaaataaaatacaagaagcaaaaataacaattcttttttaaaattcaacttGTAGTCTAGCAATCAATATTGTCGATTAAAAAGATGAGAGAGATCGGGTTTTCAAATACAAGTAGAGAAAGAAATTAATTACAAAACGATTTGTTTCTATTGATCTAAGTTAAGAATTACTCAATACTTGTGCTAGTAGAAAGTAACAAAATTTAATAGAATAATTAAGATATATACAATTAAGATAGACAATCATAAGAGATGATATTCTCAACCAAGGTCAAATTGTTTGAGAGCATCAAAGATATGAAAATGTCATGTTCAAAAGTGTACTTATCGTGCACTAAATAAAACACATCAAGTTCATTAAATCTCCATGTATTccgtcaaaaaaaaaaaaaacccaaccaACATCAACATAGACTCAAATGACATATTTCAAATTCACAAGGCTAGTTTTGTCAACTAAAGTTACCCACCAAAAAATAACAACCAACATTACAGGTTGTTACTTAcaagataataaaataaaataaaataaaaattaaattaaatacaaacaaaatacgaaaaaaaacaacaattctttataataaaaaaaacaaaacctcacaaaataggaaaaaaataaaaacaaaaacaaaaatcccTTATATATTACAACATCTAAACAACACATTACACACTCATACACATCCCCTTTCtccctcttccttttttttttctctgtaCCAAACCAAAACAATAACAATGGCAGAACtggaaattcaaaatcaaaatctgaTGCCGAAACTCATCGATTACTTATCTTCTCTTCTCCAACGCGTCGCTGAAGCTAACGATATCAATGGCCGATTTCAACCACAGAAGATCTCTGTTTTTCATGGACTCTCACGGCCAAATATCTCAATTCAGAACTATTTAGAGAGGATTTTCAAGTACGCAAATTGCAGTCCTTGTTGTTTCGTTGTTGCTTATGTTTATCTCGATCGATTTACTCAGTGCCAACCTTCTTTGCCCATCAACTCCTTCAATATTCATCGCCTGCTTATCACCAGCGTCATGATTGCTGCTAAATTCATGGATGATATGTAAGTAATTTACTCAATTTTCTCTAATTGCCTATAAAATTCAATTCCGAAGCtaagattttgagtttattaGTTTTGAATTTTGGAAGAAGGACAAAAAATGCTTCATAACTTCtagattaattatttatatatgttaagCGAATTTTtgaatacaattatgaatttgagTCAAAATTATTGGATTCTACACTAAGCAGAACTGTAGCGCCACCTTGacttttaaaaatagatattgatagtgaggattcatatatATTAGCCGATAtcaatttgtttgaaatttgagtaaaaataaaattaaaaaaacaataatttttgtttttttaacttGAAAGGGTTATTGAATCATGGATTTTCTTcgaattttgattttgaaatagtaattttcataatttaggaaaaaaattgtgGGTAAACAGAGTGTTTCCATAATTTTATATGGATTTAGTTTTTCTCATTGGTATATTTCCATAATATGAATTGCtgtaaaagaaacaaaaagcaaaaacaaaaaaaagaaaaatagaaaaaggaattgattttcaatgtgatgactttaataaatttgataataattaataagggtaaaaatggaaaactatgttcaatttatgtcttagttttcttttcttaaatggtgtgaaacacctcaaaaattcaattaatatgaaatggagggagtaattattACTAAATTACTACTCTACATAGTAGACATTGGAGGTTGCATTAAGTTATACCCTTTCTTAGtatacaataataatttatttaatatcgatgcaataacaataacatatttagtataattttataaataaattctgAGAAAAAAAGATGTACGCATATCTTATGACTTAACGAGTTATTCCTAATATTCTTATTAGCACTTACCAAATGCTTAATGATTGGTTAAGAAATCAAATAATGGCAACATAGTGACAATGCAACTTGCTTGCtcctttaattttgaattttttaaaaaatcaacccCACTTTCAAATAAAGCCACCCAATTCTTTTAGTTATATGGTCAAGATTACACATTCTCATTTGATTTGAAAGCTACATTTCATGTATGACCTTTCACCTCTTCTCTAATCACAATTGATTAACACACTTAATATATAAAGTGTAGTTAAAGTGTAAgctgaaattattttattatatgtataGGTACTACAATAATGCATATTATGCAAAAGTTGGAGGAATCAGCATCACAGAGATGAACTTTCTTGAAGTGGATTTCCTATTTGGATTGGGTTTTCATTTAAATGTAACTCCCACTACTTTCCAGACTTATTGTGCCTATCTACAAAAAGAGATGCTAATGCAGTCACCACCCATGAATTTTGAAGATTCTTCCTTATTTATGGTAAGATCACCAAAGCTTCAATATATTTGTTTCAACGAAGACGAATCGTCTTcgcagcagcaacaacaacaacaactagtTGTTTGATTAGTATTGTTAATGTAGTTATCAGGTTAGGTGTAGGGTTGATTAAACTGAAAATTGTACTGAAAAAAAGAAGGGGAAGATGTGTGGTTCttgtgttttgtttttgtttttaaatctTATGTTTGGCAACATTTTGAGGGTGCTTTTAGAAGAACTCATGAAATGAAATGGTATGTACAGATGGGTGTTGCTTTTGCTTTACAGTCTGGctaaaaaaagttgttttctttattgttttctGTTGTATTAGATACTTCTTCTTGTTATCCAAGTCAAGATTCCAATGATCTGTATGATTAGGACACTGTCAAAAACACAGGTTGGCATGTTTATAGTTTATACAGATCAGAGTTGCACAACTTTTTAATATGTAGTGCTTATATATGGGTTCGAGCCGTGGAAGCAGTCATTAGTGTTTGCATTAGATAGGTAGGTTATACATATCACAGTCCTAATAATGCAGAATGTTTTGTGCACTGACTGTTCTTTTTTACTGGATAATGTGCAAAAGCTTTTTCAAGACTTGAATGTTATGTCTTTAATAAGAACATTTTATCATGCGTTTAGGTGttcaattgaaataaatatccTAACAAGTTTAAGGGGCTATTGATGTATTGAGCCAAATTTTAATTCACTATATTTGAACTACAATATAACAGTATTTGAGATAGTGATCTCTTGGTGACTTCCAATTCTGATATAAAAATAGCAGTTACTAGCcacttttaaactttttttaatttgtaaaatagCCACTATCAATTTCAAATTGTCTCGATTGAGCTGAATGAGTTCAATGTTTACATTACTAGCATTTCTTATCTAATAATAATTCCCATTGAAGAACTTTGTTGTTGCTCACCCAAAATAAATTGAgtgaaattgaaaattaaatataaaatgcaTAGATAGTTTATAAAGAGCAGAGGTGACAAAATTAACCCATGGATTCATAACTCATCCAACCAGCCCAAGTTTGAGTTGACATTCCGCCTTAGTTTGAGTTGATTATTGATCCGTTCAAATTTGGGATGATTATtgactcatttatttattagcTCTGCCAATCAATGCTTGGACTGATGCGTAGCGCAAATTGATCCCTGagaaattttttcatatttttttttgtaataatgaaaaataataattttacaagatactaaaaataagagaaaatcaaataaagcaATTAAAACTTAATAAGAGAGTTGAACATTTTGGATTATAACACACATTTCAATCTAAGTAACTTTTGAACTGGTCAATAATCCACCcatttattaactcaattcatCTTGATCCGCTCAACTGGCCCATTTGTCACTTATAATAAAGAGACACGAATGAAGAAAGGGACATAAAAAAGGTGATGAAGAAGAAGTATGTGGGTGAGATTATATTGACAAAGCAAATGCACTAAAAGAGGATTACTAGAAATGTAATTACAATGAAGTTTGTGTTATAGTCATTTGTGGTAGTAAAGACAAGTGAAGGTATGCACCTTGACAGTTGTAATTTATTCTGGGCAGGGGAACATACTACATGTGCAATTAATCATACAAGTGAACAAATGCTTGTGCATGTGACCAACTTGACACTTGAGAcagacatatatatatttttctgtCTTTTTCTTTCAATATGTCTTGTATATATGTTAAGTCATTTTCATCTTTTCAGTACATAAAAGGGGAAATAGGGAGCtaaaattcaaatcaaatatttgGTTGTCTAGTGTTTATACGTACCGCTAAAAGTACTTGAATTTGCAATTTTATTGgcaaacttacataaatatactctaatttgcaatattacgta belongs to Solanum stenotomum isolate F172 chromosome 1, ASM1918654v1, whole genome shotgun sequence and includes:
- the LOC125842998 gene encoding cyclin-U4-1, whose amino-acid sequence is MAELEIQNQNLMPKLIDYLSSLLQRVAEANDINGRFQPQKISVFHGLSRPNISIQNYLERIFKYANCSPCCFVVAYVYLDRFTQCQPSLPINSFNIHRLLITSVMIAAKFMDDMYYNNAYYAKVGGISITEMNFLEVDFLFGLGFHLNVTPTTFQTYCAYLQKEMLMQSPPMNFEDSSLFMVRSPKLQYICFNEDESSSQQQQQQQLVV